The following are from one region of the Salvia hispanica cultivar TCC Black 2014 chromosome 1, UniMelb_Shisp_WGS_1.0, whole genome shotgun sequence genome:
- the LOC125194606 gene encoding uncharacterized protein LOC125194606 produces MSSWVHASVDSVRGKHQKGDALWVRVKKLYHEAQAENPAEINKRNVDSMKSRWKRLNENANKWVAACREANARRRSGMSDQDVENEAHSIYQAGGGNKFQDLIVFNEVMSKHQKWTIHDTTQVFPDNENVGYEQDGSNSKRTKTSESGEYTIPSNPETPTSSHSTSSRPMGRDKAKRKGKVR; encoded by the coding sequence ATGTCTTCTTGGGTCCATGCAAGCGTAGATAGTGTGCGTGGTAAACATCAGAAGGGAGATGCACTATGGGTGCGTGTGAAAAAATTGTATCACGAAGCTCAAGCAGAAAATCCAGCTgaaattaacaaaagaaaTGTGGATTCTATGAAGAGTCGATGGAAACGACTTAACGAAAATGCAAACAAATGGGTGGCTGCTTGCAGAGAAGCAAACGCGCGAAGGAGGAGTGGAATGAGCGACCAAGATGTTGAGAATGAAGCTCATAGCATCTACCAAGCAGGAGGCGGCaacaaatttcaagatttgataGTGTTTAATGAAGTTATGAGCAAACATCAAAAGTGGACTATTCATGATACAACACAGGTATTTCCTGACAATGAAAATGTTGGTTATGAACAAGATGGTAGCAATTCAAAGAGGACAAAGACTTCTGAATCTGGCGAGTATACTATCCCTTCAAATCCGGAAACTCCTACATCTAGCCATTCAACTAGTTCTCGGCCTATGGGCAGAGACAAggcaaaaagaaaaggaaaagtaagGTAA